The Tenrec ecaudatus isolate mTenEca1 chromosome 7, mTenEca1.hap1, whole genome shotgun sequence genome window below encodes:
- the DLL1 gene encoding delta-like protein 1 has protein sequence MGRPCALALAVVSALLCQVWSSGVFELKLQEFVNKKGPLGNRNCCSGAAGAAGQPQCECRTYFRVCLKHYQASVSPEPPCTYGSAVTPVLGVDSFSLPDGADVGHAFSNPIRFPFGFTWPGTFSLIIEALHTDSPDDLTTENPERLISRLATQRHLTVGEEWSQDLHSSGRTDLKYAYRFVCDEHYYGEGCSVFCRPRDDAFGHFSCGERGEKACNPGWKGPYCTEPICLPGCDEQHGVCDRPGECKCRVGWQGRYCDQCIRYPGCLHGTCQQPWQCNCQEGWGGLFCNQDLNYCTHHKPCENGAACTNTGQGSYTCSCRPGYTGTNCEIEVNECDAGPCQNGGSCTDLENGYSCACPPGFYGQHCELSAMTCADGPCFNGGRCSDNPDGGYTCHCPRGYSGFNCEKKVDHCGSSPCSNGAQCVDLGASYLCRCLAGFSGRHCDGNVDDCASLPCANGGTCQDHVNDYSCTCPPGYTGKNCSAPVSRCEHGPCHNGATCHERDRRYMCECARGYGGSNCQFLLPDPMVVDLTGRYLETRGGPFPWVAVCAGAVLVLLLLLGCAAAGVCMRLKAQKRRLLGEAGRAEVETMNNVASCQREKDVAVSVIGAPQIKNTNKKADVHGDHSGDKGSFKARYPAVDYNLVQGLRNEDPARDAHGKLEARPEPHGCSSVDRGSVAPRGGEASERRRRDSTSGMSKDTKYQSVFVISEEKDECVIATEV, from the exons ATGGGCCGCCCGTGTGCGCTGGCTCTCGCTGTGGTCTCGGCCCTATTGTGCCAG GTCTGGAGCTCCGGGGTATTCGAGTTGAAGCTTCAGGAGTTCGTCAACAAGaagggcccgctggggaaccGCAACTGCTGCAGCGGAGCGGCTGGGGCCGCGGGCCAGCCGCAGTGCGAGTGTCGAACCTACTTCCGTGTGTGCCTCAAGCACTACCAGGCCAGCGTGTCCCCCGAGCCGCCCTGCACCTACGGCAGTGCCGTCACGCCGGTCCTCGGCGTGGACTCCTTCAGCCTGCCAGATGGCGCGGATGTCGGCCACGCGTTCAGCAACCCCATCCGCTTTCCCTTCGGCTTCACCTGGCCG GGCACCTTCTCTCTGATCATTGAAGCCTTGCACACGGACTCCCCAGACGACCTAACCACAG AGAACCCCGAGAGGCTCATCAGCCGCCTGGCCACGCAGCGGCACCTGACAGTCGGCGAGGAGTGGTCGCAAGACCTCCACAGCAGCGGCCGCACCGACCTCAAGTACGCCTACCGCTTCGTGTGTGACGAGCACTATTACGGCGAGGGTTGCTCCGTCTTCTGCCGGCCCCGTGACGACGCCTTCGGCCACTTCAGCTGCGGCGAGCGCGGGGAGAAGGCCTGCAACCCCGGCTGGAAGGGCCCATACTGCACAGAGC CGATCTGCCTGCCAGGCTGTGACGAGCAGCACGGGGTCTGCGACAGGCCAGGAGAGTGCAA GTGCAGGGTCGGCTGGCAGGGCCGGTACTGCGACCAGTGCATTCGGTACCCCGGCTGCCTCCACGGCACTTGCCAACAGCCATGGCAGTGCAACTGCCAGGAGGGCTGGGGCGGCCTCTTCTGCAACCAGG ATCTCAACTACTGCACCCATCACAAGCCCTGTGAGAATGGCGCGGCCTGCACCAACACTGGCCAGGGCAGCTACACCTGCTCCTGCAGGCCTGGATACACTGGCACCAACTGTGAGATCGAGGTCAACGAGTGTGATGCCGGCCCTTGTCAGAACGGAGGAAGCTGCACG GATCTAGAGAATGGCTACTCCTGTGCCTGCCCCCCAGGCTTCTATGGGCAGCATTGTGAGCTGAGCGCCATGACATGTGCTGACGGCCCCTGTTTCAACGGGGGCCGCTGCTCGGACAACCCAGACGGGGGCTACACCTGCCACTGCCCCAGAGGCTACTCCGGCtttaactgtgaaaagaaagtggACCACTGTGGCTCTTCACCATGCTCCAACG GAGCACAGTGTGTGGACCTGGGCGCTTCCTACCTGTGTCGTTGTCTGGCGGGCTTCTCCGGAAGGCACTGTGACGGCAACGTGGACGACTGTGCCTCCCTGCCCTGCGCCAACGGCGGCACCTGCCAGGACCACGTCAACGACTACTCCTGCACCTGTCCCCCAGGCTACACGGGCAAGAACTGCAGCGCCCCTGTCAGCCGGTGTGAGCACGGCCCATGccacaacggggccacctgccATGAGAGGGACCGCCGCTACATGTGCGAGTGCGCACGCGGCTATGGTGGCTCCAACTGCCAGTTCCTGCTTCCAGACCCCATGGTGGTGGACCTGACTGGGCGCTACTTGGAGACTCGGGGCGGCCCGTTCCCCTGGGTGGCTGTCTGCGCCGGCGCAGtgctggtcctgctgctgctgctgggctgCGCGGCTGCCGGCGTCTGCATGCGTCTGAAGGCGCAGAAGAGGCGGCTGCTCGGCGAGGCGGGTCGGGCAGAGGTGGAGACCATGAACAACGTCGCCAGCTGCCAGCGCGAGAAGGACGTGGCGGTCAGCGTCATTGGGGCCCCGCAGATCAAGAACACCAACAAGAAGGCAGACGTGCACGGCGACCACAGTGGCGACAAGGGCAGCTTCAAGGCGCGGTACCCGGCTGTGGACTACAACCTGGTGCAGGGTCTCAGGAACGAGGACCCCGCCAGGGATGCCCACGGCAAGCTCGAGGCCAGGCCCGagccacatggctgttccagcgtGGATCGGGGCTCTGTGGCGCCCAGGGG TGGGGAAGCGTCTGAGCGGAGAAGGCGGGACTCGACGAGCGGCATGTCCAAGGACACCAAGTACCAGTCGGTGTTtgtcatctctgaggagaaggacGAGTGCGTCATCGCCACTGAG GTGTAA